A genomic segment from Drosophila miranda strain MSH22 chromosome 3, D.miranda_PacBio2.1, whole genome shotgun sequence encodes:
- the LOC108160777 gene encoding zinc finger protein 665, whose product MFSLLKQPLICRCCLLEQPPLYRHIHDDHLLAELKALAPTLRLDAGDGLTDVICDLCLRRLHDARNFQRECEHSELVLRTRHEQWQHTVAAGDALALDDVLECLEREVGSLEDTMMPVLQGKPVAYVAPLMETVDFDTLEFQESLSSPYEAPILWDADAGPLNTPLHQPETDSGTLLQLETETAEHLEAPHAVPEPEMPLTKPKPPKAMPKRKRPKSSPAAVRSPDSPRSLHPCTECEKKFTRNFQLKLHMIAVHGMGELLYQCEECHKSFASRHSLRYHVKSVHSTERPFSCDHCERKFVLRTQLSSHLRTHTGESKPRIFACSKCTKTWPTKSDLRTHMRSHDPHMERPFKCDRCEKSFFTRGHLSSHILVHTGEKPYGCDYCNKCYQSVGNLNNHMVRQHADIIEAQLEMEAAIES is encoded by the exons ATGTTCTCGCTGCTGAAGCAACCCCTGatctgccgctgctgcctgCTGGAGCAGCCGCCGCTCTACCGCCACATCCACGACGACCACCTGCTCGCAGAGTTGAAGGCGCTGGCGCCCACTCTGCGGCTGGATGCCGGCGACGGCCTCACCGATGTCATCTGCGATCTGTGCCTGCGACGGCTGCACGATGCCCGCAACTTCCAGCGGGAGTGCGAGCACTCGGAGCTGGTGCTCCGCACCCGCCACGAGCAGTGGCAGCACACGGTGGCCGCCGGCGACGCCCTGGCCCTGGACGATGTCCTCGAGTGTCTGGAGCGGGAGGTGGGCAGCCTGGAGGACACAATGATGCCGGTGCTGCAGGGCAAACCGGTGGCCTATGTGGCGCCCCTGATGGAAACCGTGGATTTCG ATACCCTGGAGTTCCAGGAGAGCCTCTCGAGTCCGTATGAGGCGCCCATTCTCTGGGATGCCGATGCCGGGCCGCTGAACACGCCCCTCCACCAACCAGAGACGGACTCCGGCACTCTCCTTCAACTCGAGACGGAAACAGCCGAACACCTAGAGGCTCCACACGCTGTACCAGAACCAGAGATGCCCCTGACGAAGCCCAAGCCCCCGAAGGCCATGCCCAAGCGGAAGCGACCGAAATCCTCTCCTGCTGCTGTCCGCTCCCCGGACTCCCCGCGGTCCCTCCATCCCTGCACGGAGTGCGAGAAGAAGTTCACGCGGAATTTCCAGCTGAAACTGCACATGATCGCCGTGCACGGGATGGGGGAGCTGCTGTACCAGTGCGAGGAGTGCCACAAGAGCTTCGCGAGTCGCCACAGCCTGCGGTACCATGTGAAGTCCGTGCACTCCACCGAGCGACCCTTCAGCTGCGATCACTGCGAGCGGAAGTTCGTCCTGCGCACCCAGCTGAGCTCCCACCTGCGCACCCACACGGGCGAGTCGAAGCCCCGGATCTTTGCCTGCTCCAAGTGCACCAAGACGTGGCCGACCAAGTCGGATCTGAGGACCCATATGCGCTCGCACGATCCGCACATGGAGCGGCCCTTCAAGTGCGATCGCTGCGAGAAGTCGTTCTTCACGCGCGGCCACCTCAGCTCCCACATTCTGGTGCACACGGGGGAGAAGCCCTACGGCTGCGATTACTGCAACAAGTGCTACCAGAGTGTGGGCAATCTCAACAATCATATGGTGCGGCAGCATGCGGACATCATCGAGGCCCAGCTGGAGATGGAGGCCGCCATCGAGAGTTGA
- the LOC108160835 gene encoding eukaryotic translation initiation factor 3 subunit F-2, protein MSLPNFNLQAKVLLHPLVLFQIIDAYERRAKDVPEVVGTLLGTVAGKTGRIEITNCFSVVHRMHWDNNCHVDLDLKYDNDMLEMAQIAYPREKVVGWFSTGRAVSAAAVELHEYYARQCHSGQPLHLLMDTSLRGQRMSTRIFCPVATGVPGGTKGLFFSQLPMDIYFRPPDIVAMRHMGRQCAEPPKEAGRLLPELVQVVDATKDIQQKLDQLLRYINDVLNRKRRPDNTVGRALLNVLTSVPMVEPERFRHMLNTNMREVLMSMTLSSMIKTELQLSERLSDMEDA, encoded by the exons ATGTCGCTTCCGAACTTCAATCTGCAGGCCAAGGTCCTGCTGCACCCTCTGGTGCTGTTCCAGATTATCGATGCCTACGAGCGTCGCGCCAAGGACGTCCCAGAG GTGGTGGGAACTTTGTTGGGCACCGTCGCGGGCAAAACAGGCCGCATAGAGATCACCAATTGCTTCAGCGTGGTGCACCGCATGCACTGGGACAACAACTGCCACGTCGACCTGGATCTGAAGTACGACAACGATATGCTGGAGATGGCGCAGATCGCCTATCCGCGGGAGAAGGTTGTGGGCTGGTTCAGCACCGGCAGGGCCGTCTCGGCCGCAGCAGTGGAGCTGCACGAATACTACGCGCGTCAGTGCCACAGCGGGCAGCCGCTGCATCTGCTGATGGACACCTCGCTGCGGGGCCAGCGCATGAGCACGCGCATCTTCTGTCCCGTGGCGACGGGCGTGCCCGGGGGCACCAAGGGCCTATTTTTCTCGCAGCTGCCGATGGATATCTACTTCAGACCGCCGGATATTGTGGCCATGCGCCACATGGGGAGGCAGTGCGCAGAGCCGCCCAAGGAGGCGGGCCGCCTATTGCCAGAACTCGTGCAAGTGGTGGACGCCACCAAGGACATCCAGCAGAAGCTCGATCAGCTGCTGCGCTACATCAACGACGTCCTCAACCGCAAGCGTCGCCCCGACAACACCGTCGGCCGTGCCCTGCTTAATGTTTTGACCTCGGTGCCGATGGTGGAGCCGGAGCGCTTCCGTCACATGCTCAACACCAATATGCGCGAAGTCCTCATGTCGATGACACTCTCCTCGATGATCAAGACCGAGCTGCAGCTCAGCGAACGTCTATCCGATATGGAGGATGCTTAG